From the Opitutus sp. ER46 genome, one window contains:
- a CDS encoding DegT/DnrJ/EryC1/StrS family aminotransferase: MKVPFLDLSLQHRALREPALAALTATYDATRFCLGKDVEDFERNFGATLGYPRVLGMNSGTAPLHVACMIAGFGPGDEVITSPFTFISSAWGINYVGAKPVFADIDEGTFNLDPAKVAAAITPRTKGIIVVHLFGQPARMDEIMAIARQHNLFVIEDCAQAVGASHLSASGSATPVGLIGDAGTFSFYPTKNLGGCGEGGAFVSRREEIQTRARHVRVHGSDRRYYHDIVGGNFRMDGFQGALLNVKLPHLAGWTARRRAIAGRYLSEIKLGDVRLPEQPAYGKSVFHQFTIRHPRRDALREHLTKQEVGTDLIYPVPLHLQKCYANLGRGPGSYPVAERAAANCVSLPIFPELTDAQVDQVIRAVNSF, translated from the coding sequence ATGAAGGTCCCGTTCCTCGATCTGTCGCTGCAACATCGTGCGCTGCGTGAACCGGCGCTGGCGGCCCTCACCGCCACCTATGACGCCACGCGCTTCTGCCTCGGCAAGGACGTCGAGGACTTCGAGCGGAATTTTGGCGCCACGCTCGGCTACCCGCGCGTCCTCGGCATGAACAGCGGCACCGCCCCGCTGCACGTCGCGTGCATGATCGCGGGCTTCGGCCCGGGCGATGAGGTCATCACGTCTCCGTTCACGTTCATCTCGTCCGCCTGGGGCATCAACTACGTCGGCGCCAAGCCCGTCTTCGCCGACATCGACGAGGGCACGTTCAACCTCGATCCCGCGAAGGTCGCCGCCGCCATCACGCCCCGCACCAAGGGCATCATCGTTGTGCATCTGTTCGGCCAGCCGGCGCGGATGGACGAAATCATGGCCATTGCCCGGCAGCACAACCTTTTCGTCATCGAGGACTGCGCGCAGGCGGTCGGCGCGAGTCACCTCTCCGCCAGCGGTTCGGCCACGCCCGTCGGCCTCATCGGCGACGCCGGCACGTTCAGCTTCTATCCGACCAAGAATCTCGGCGGTTGCGGTGAAGGCGGCGCCTTCGTCTCGCGCCGCGAGGAAATTCAGACGCGGGCGCGCCACGTTCGCGTCCACGGCTCCGACCGCCGCTACTATCACGACATCGTGGGCGGCAACTTCCGCATGGATGGTTTCCAGGGCGCGCTCCTCAACGTGAAACTTCCGCACCTCGCCGGATGGACGGCCCGCCGCCGTGCGATCGCGGGCCGCTACCTCAGTGAGATCAAGCTCGGCGATGTGCGCCTGCCGGAGCAGCCGGCGTATGGAAAGTCCGTCTTCCACCAGTTCACGATCCGGCACCCGCGGCGCGATGCGCTGCGCGAGCACCTGACGAAGCAGGAGGTCGGCACCGATCTCATCTATCCCGTGCCGCTGCATCTCCAGAAGTGCTACGCCAACCTCGGTCGCGGTCCGGGCTCGTATCCGGTGGCCGAGCGTGCGGCTGCGAACTGTGTCAGCCTCCCCATCTTCCCCGAACTCACCGACGCGCAGGTCGACCAAGTCATTCGCGCGGTGAACTCGTTCTGA
- the hemC gene encoding hydroxymethylbilane synthase has translation MKLVLATRKSPLALAQTEMVAAHLRTALGVETELLKIVTTGDKQTEWSLEQRGGKGLFTSELEAALQRGEADVAVHSTKDLPGDMPAGLAIGGYMPRADTRDVLVLRAGVEEPKLIATGSPRRRLQVKLMFPAVEFTEIRGNVDTRLRKIGQQHVADGTILAAAGMKRLGIDAWPDVEFAPLDFAQMVPAVGQGAIAVQCREADAAKFAAVFDAPTMRTVNVERAFQTALGGGCHTAFAAHVAGETLYLFHEQIGQRSLPLTAADFAAPTETAARILKDLGLKA, from the coding sequence GTGAAACTCGTCCTCGCGACCCGCAAGAGTCCTCTCGCCCTGGCCCAGACTGAAATGGTCGCCGCCCATCTGCGCACCGCGCTGGGCGTCGAAACCGAGCTGCTCAAGATCGTCACCACGGGCGACAAGCAGACCGAGTGGTCGCTCGAACAGCGCGGCGGCAAGGGGCTCTTCACGAGCGAACTCGAGGCGGCGTTGCAGCGGGGGGAGGCCGATGTGGCCGTCCACAGCACCAAGGACCTGCCCGGCGACATGCCCGCCGGCCTGGCCATCGGTGGCTACATGCCGCGCGCCGACACCCGGGACGTCCTGGTGCTCCGTGCCGGTGTCGAGGAGCCGAAGTTGATCGCCACCGGCAGCCCGCGGCGCCGCCTGCAGGTGAAGCTGATGTTCCCGGCCGTCGAGTTCACCGAAATCCGCGGCAACGTCGACACGCGCCTCCGCAAGATCGGCCAGCAGCACGTCGCCGACGGCACGATCCTGGCCGCCGCCGGCATGAAGCGGCTGGGCATCGACGCGTGGCCCGACGTCGAGTTTGCCCCGCTCGATTTCGCCCAGATGGTTCCCGCGGTGGGGCAGGGCGCGATTGCCGTGCAGTGCCGCGAGGCTGACGCCGCCAAGTTCGCCGCGGTGTTCGATGCGCCGACCATGCGCACGGTGAACGTCGAGCGCGCGTTCCAGACCGCGCTCGGCGGCGGTTGCCACACCGCCTTCGCCGCCCACGTCGCGGGCGAAACGCTCTACCTCTTCCACGAGCAGATCGGCCAGCGCAGCCTCCCGCTCACCGCCGCCGACTTCGCCGCGCCGACCGAGACCGCCGCCCGCATCCTCAAGGATCTCGGGCTGAAGGCCTGA
- a CDS encoding response regulator, translated as MIPNSTQAHPPEARTHTVVVADHIVADASILRSWLEQMGVSPICVASGREAIRLIRQQPIDLVITEVIMPNGDGLEVILELKKQQPGAPVIAMSGGGRYLPAADCLRVAKGLGAHEIMMKPLRHADFLRAARQLLPALAEAAISQVQP; from the coding sequence ATGATTCCCAACTCAACACAGGCGCACCCGCCTGAGGCACGGACGCACACTGTCGTGGTTGCAGACCACATCGTTGCCGATGCTTCGATCCTGCGTTCCTGGCTGGAGCAGATGGGCGTAAGTCCCATCTGCGTGGCGAGCGGACGCGAGGCAATCCGGTTGATCCGCCAACAGCCCATTGATCTCGTCATCACCGAAGTCATCATGCCCAACGGCGACGGACTTGAGGTTATCCTCGAGTTGAAGAAGCAGCAGCCAGGAGCACCCGTGATCGCGATGTCGGGCGGCGGGCGGTATCTTCCCGCGGCCGACTGCCTGCGGGTCGCCAAGGGCCTCGGTGCCCACGAGATCATGATGAAGCCGCTCCGCCACGCCGACTTCTTGCGCGCCGCCCGCCAGTTGCTGCCAGCCTTGGCCGAGGCCGCGATCTCGCAGGTGCAGCCATGA
- the pelA gene encoding pectate lyase: MTLQLSVRPRVLFISLAATVAATLHAVELAVDLPAQAVPPVARGHTAPASWPANAFLPLTADRINALPAVEQPAWRAYWAESERRIAQLKGRDLADHSATKPIAGAPIGASYSRGVRLNAPAAYFASPEARAVADHVVNWQTAMGAWTKSGDYTRDRVPADDHHDVWSAGTFDNDSTITELRFLARVAAAAEGDPRVNAWRTAFERGLAYVLAAQYPNGGFPQIYPLVGGYHDAITFNDDAMVHILEFLRDVSQRRPEYAFVSGGEATQAGRALERGIACVLAAQLRTPAGQLTLWGQQHDPLTLQPCAARNFEPISGCTSESTGLVQFLMTLPQPTPAVRSAIDSAVRWLHATAIRDTAWDRKADQGTGLVARPGAPWLWARFYELGTSRPIFGERDRTVHYAVTELSAERRLGYGWYNTRAAGLDADYAAWQARTKR, encoded by the coding sequence ATGACGCTCCAACTCTCCGTCCGCCCGCGTGTGTTGTTTATCAGCCTGGCCGCGACCGTTGCGGCGACGCTCCATGCCGTCGAACTGGCCGTCGACCTGCCCGCGCAAGCAGTGCCACCGGTCGCCCGCGGACACACGGCACCGGCATCCTGGCCGGCGAACGCATTTCTGCCGCTGACCGCGGACCGAATCAACGCCCTCCCCGCGGTCGAGCAACCCGCCTGGCGCGCCTATTGGGCAGAGTCGGAACGTCGCATCGCCCAACTCAAGGGCCGCGACCTCGCCGATCATTCCGCCACCAAGCCAATCGCTGGAGCCCCGATCGGCGCTTCCTACAGTCGCGGCGTGCGCCTCAACGCCCCGGCCGCCTATTTTGCCTCGCCGGAAGCCCGGGCCGTCGCCGATCACGTGGTGAACTGGCAGACGGCCATGGGAGCCTGGACCAAGAGCGGCGACTACACGCGTGACCGCGTGCCAGCCGACGACCACCACGACGTCTGGAGCGCCGGCACCTTCGACAACGACTCCACCATCACCGAACTTCGGTTCCTCGCCCGTGTTGCCGCCGCGGCGGAGGGTGATCCCCGCGTCAACGCCTGGCGCACGGCGTTCGAGCGCGGTCTCGCGTACGTGCTCGCCGCCCAGTATCCGAACGGCGGATTCCCGCAGATCTACCCGCTCGTTGGCGGCTACCACGACGCCATCACCTTCAATGACGACGCGATGGTGCACATCCTCGAGTTCCTGCGCGACGTAAGCCAAAGGCGCCCGGAATACGCCTTTGTCAGCGGCGGCGAGGCTACCCAGGCGGGCCGCGCCCTTGAACGCGGGATCGCCTGCGTGCTGGCGGCGCAGCTCCGCACGCCCGCCGGGCAATTGACCCTCTGGGGCCAGCAGCACGATCCGCTCACCCTGCAGCCCTGCGCCGCGCGCAACTTCGAGCCGATCTCCGGGTGCACCAGCGAGTCCACGGGACTCGTGCAGTTTCTCATGACGCTGCCCCAGCCCACCCCGGCGGTGCGGTCGGCCATCGACAGCGCCGTGCGCTGGCTCCACGCCACCGCGATCCGGGACACCGCCTGGGATCGCAAAGCCGACCAAGGCACGGGCCTCGTCGCGCGCCCGGGCGCGCCATGGTTGTGGGCCCGCTTCTACGAGCTCGGCACCAGCCGGCCCATCTTCGGAGAACGCGACCGCACCGTGCACTACGCTGTCACCGAACTCTCGGCCGAACGCCGCCTCGGCTACGGCTGGTACAACACGCGCGCGGCCGGACTTGATGCCGACTACGCCGCCTGGCAGGCGCGGACGAAACGCTAA
- a CDS encoding ATP-binding cassette domain-containing protein — MLSLHDVVVEFSGRALFAPLTFSFSSPRCGLVGASGSGKSTLARLLVGDLEPTSGQVRRDTPVHLFAQHTARPAGRVDDFLADLWATEAPASPLWHAWLPALDPAAELNALSGGDWMRVRLLRLLAIKGEQIILDEPTNHLDQAGRAAVVAFVEGFGRGLIVISHDRELLRHVDEIVELTPIGLQRFGGNFEFYWQARAEQRQRQTEALEDAERARRLVAREQAEQLAAQDRRMQVGRRRAAQGGQPRIVAHAMRRRAEETHGRLVRHGRAEISAAEQAWRQAVAVRQTDPFLRLDFASAAPPAGAVFFAARGVQVRFEGAAAPLWPEPLEFTMCGRERWQIGGANGTGKSTLLQVMTGRAHGALVDGELRRTGRPYVCLDQNQSLLPTTGSLLEALTGHTRFTPVELRNELAFYGFTGAKVSQSLATLSGGERLRAALAVILLGDCLPEAVLLDEPTNNLDFQSQELLLHALERFTGLLVVASHDTWFTSRLHLTHTLHLARRLPA; from the coding sequence ATGCTGTCTCTGCATGATGTTGTCGTGGAGTTTTCCGGCCGCGCCCTGTTCGCGCCGCTGACGTTTTCCTTTTCCTCACCGCGTTGCGGTCTCGTTGGCGCGTCGGGCTCCGGCAAATCGACGCTGGCCCGCCTGCTCGTCGGCGACCTCGAACCGACGTCAGGCCAAGTGAGGCGTGATACCCCGGTGCATCTTTTCGCCCAACACACGGCTCGCCCGGCGGGCCGGGTGGACGACTTTTTGGCGGATCTCTGGGCCACCGAGGCACCGGCTTCGCCGCTCTGGCACGCGTGGCTGCCCGCGCTCGATCCAGCCGCCGAGCTCAACGCGCTCAGCGGCGGCGACTGGATGCGGGTGCGCCTCCTGCGGCTGCTCGCGATCAAGGGCGAGCAAATCATCCTGGATGAACCGACCAATCATCTCGATCAGGCGGGGCGCGCCGCCGTCGTCGCGTTCGTCGAGGGTTTTGGCCGCGGGCTGATCGTGATCAGTCACGACCGCGAACTGCTGCGGCACGTCGACGAGATCGTTGAGCTCACCCCGATCGGGCTGCAGCGGTTCGGCGGCAACTTTGAATTCTACTGGCAGGCGCGGGCGGAGCAGCGGCAACGACAGACCGAGGCGCTCGAGGATGCGGAGCGGGCGCGCAGACTCGTCGCGCGCGAACAGGCCGAGCAACTCGCCGCCCAGGACCGGCGCATGCAGGTTGGTCGCCGTCGCGCCGCCCAAGGTGGCCAGCCCCGCATCGTCGCGCACGCAATGCGCCGTCGCGCGGAGGAGACGCACGGCCGTCTGGTCCGGCACGGCAGGGCCGAGATCAGCGCCGCCGAGCAGGCTTGGCGGCAGGCGGTCGCCGTGCGCCAGACGGATCCGTTCCTGCGGCTCGATTTCGCCAGCGCCGCTCCGCCGGCCGGAGCCGTGTTCTTCGCGGCGCGTGGCGTGCAGGTGCGGTTCGAGGGCGCCGCCGCGCCGCTTTGGCCGGAGCCACTCGAGTTCACGATGTGCGGCCGGGAACGCTGGCAGATCGGCGGCGCAAACGGGACCGGCAAGAGCACGCTATTGCAGGTGATGACCGGGCGTGCGCACGGCGCCCTCGTGGACGGGGAATTGCGGCGGACCGGGCGTCCGTATGTCTGCCTGGATCAGAATCAGAGTCTGCTGCCGACAACGGGGTCGCTGCTGGAGGCCCTCACCGGGCACACGCGTTTCACCCCGGTCGAACTCAGGAACGAACTCGCCTTCTACGGCTTCACCGGCGCGAAGGTGAGTCAGTCGCTCGCTACGCTGAGCGGCGGCGAGCGACTCCGGGCCGCACTCGCCGTGATCCTGCTGGGCGATTGCCTCCCTGAGGCCGTGCTGCTCGACGAGCCCACCAACAACCTCGATTTCCAGAGCCAGGAACTGCTGCTCCATGCACTGGAGCGCTTCACCGGACTCCTCGTCGTCGCGAGCCACGACACTTGGTTCACCTCCCGTCTGCACCTGACGCACACGCTTCACCTCGCTCGCCGCCTCCCTGCGTGA
- a CDS encoding response regulator has protein sequence MLPASPLIVAVDDEPDDVFFLRRTLDKTGIPHRFQPYSNGEAAQAALATVAAAATPADAPIIVFLDIKMVGMSGFDVLRWIRAHRALDDLPVMMYSSSDHPSDVSLARELGAQGYLKKYPSVDAMTTVLQEALAFAQTPPPRSTFVQWSYRFIDSVPVPAK, from the coding sequence ATGCTTCCCGCTTCACCCTTGATCGTCGCCGTCGACGACGAGCCGGACGACGTGTTCTTCCTGCGCCGTACCCTCGACAAAACCGGCATCCCGCATCGCTTTCAGCCGTATAGCAATGGCGAGGCCGCTCAGGCGGCCTTGGCGACGGTGGCCGCGGCGGCGACGCCCGCCGACGCGCCGATCATCGTCTTTCTCGACATCAAGATGGTGGGGATGTCCGGCTTTGACGTGCTGCGGTGGATTCGGGCGCACCGCGCGCTCGATGACCTGCCGGTCATGATGTATTCATCTTCTGATCACCCGTCCGACGTGAGCCTGGCGCGGGAGCTTGGCGCCCAGGGGTACCTGAAGAAGTATCCGTCGGTGGACGCGATGACGACCGTGCTGCAAGAGGCGCTCGCGTTCGCGCAGACCCCACCGCCGCGTTCGACGTTCGTGCAGTGGAGTTACCGCTTCATCGACTCCGTGCCGGTCCCGGCCAAGTAG
- the aspS gene encoding aspartate--tRNA ligase — protein MKRTHHCAQLTSADLGATASLVGWVDTIRDQGGIIFIDLRDRKGITQVKLEPTTNAALAEQLKHLKPESVIGISGTVARRPEGTANPSLPTGEVEVDATSLEIHNIADTPPFPLDDVGGDKVNEDLRLTYRYLDLRRPKMRKNLLVRHRAAKSIRDYFDAQEFIEVETPALFKSTPEGAREYLVPSRIHAGQFYALSQSPQQFKQILMVAGVEKYFQIARCFRDEDLRADRQMEFTQVDVEASFVTREDIYALFEGMLKKVWKDVLDVDIPTPFLRMPFVDAMNRFGVDKPDLRFGLELVDFSDTFKNSAFKVFQATVAGGGVIKALNAKGLSDITQGETKSFEDIAKSLGAKGLAYIKVEGGEWKSPIVKFFTDAEKAELTKRLNVEDGDIIFFAAAPWEKACAILGRLRLESAALLQKRGKLTLRSDDWKFLWVVDFPLMTYDEAENRYVATHHPFTAPVAEDAQFLDSNPKAVRGQHYDVVLNGMELGGGSIRIHQPALQKKVFEDVLKIPQDVVESRFGYMLKAFTYGAPPHGGIAFGLDRMVALLCGTTSIRDVIAFPKTQKGQDLMAQSPTPVTERQLKELHIGVVMPE, from the coding sequence ATGAAGCGCACCCACCATTGTGCCCAGCTCACCTCTGCCGATCTCGGCGCCACCGCGTCGCTCGTTGGCTGGGTGGACACGATCCGCGACCAGGGCGGCATCATCTTCATCGACCTGCGTGATCGCAAAGGCATCACCCAGGTGAAGCTGGAACCGACCACCAATGCGGCGCTCGCGGAACAGCTCAAGCACCTGAAGCCGGAGTCGGTGATCGGCATTTCGGGCACCGTCGCCCGCCGTCCCGAGGGCACTGCCAACCCGTCACTGCCGACGGGTGAGGTTGAGGTCGATGCGACCTCGCTCGAAATCCACAATATCGCCGATACGCCGCCGTTCCCGCTGGACGATGTCGGCGGTGACAAGGTCAACGAGGACCTCCGCCTCACGTACCGCTATCTCGACCTCCGCCGGCCGAAGATGAGGAAGAACCTCCTCGTCCGCCATCGTGCCGCGAAGTCCATCCGCGATTACTTCGACGCCCAAGAGTTCATCGAGGTCGAGACGCCCGCCCTGTTCAAGAGCACGCCCGAGGGCGCCCGCGAGTACCTCGTGCCGTCGCGCATCCACGCGGGCCAGTTCTATGCGCTTTCGCAGTCCCCGCAGCAGTTCAAACAGATCCTCATGGTCGCCGGGGTGGAAAAGTACTTCCAGATCGCCCGGTGCTTCCGCGACGAGGACCTCCGCGCCGACCGCCAGATGGAGTTCACCCAAGTGGACGTCGAGGCGTCGTTCGTCACGCGCGAGGACATCTACGCGCTCTTCGAAGGCATGCTGAAGAAGGTTTGGAAGGACGTCCTCGACGTCGACATCCCAACCCCGTTCCTCCGGATGCCCTTCGTAGATGCGATGAACCGCTTTGGCGTCGACAAGCCCGACCTGCGCTTCGGCCTCGAGCTCGTCGACTTCTCGGACACCTTCAAGAACTCCGCCTTCAAGGTCTTCCAGGCGACGGTTGCCGGCGGCGGCGTCATCAAGGCGCTCAATGCCAAGGGCCTCTCCGACATCACCCAGGGCGAGACCAAGAGCTTCGAGGATATCGCGAAATCCCTCGGCGCCAAGGGCCTGGCCTACATCAAGGTTGAGGGCGGCGAGTGGAAGTCGCCGATCGTGAAGTTCTTCACCGACGCCGAGAAGGCCGAGCTCACCAAGCGCCTCAACGTTGAGGACGGTGACATCATCTTCTTCGCCGCCGCTCCTTGGGAAAAGGCCTGTGCAATTCTCGGCCGACTCCGGCTCGAATCCGCGGCGCTGCTCCAGAAGCGGGGCAAGCTCACGCTCCGATCCGACGACTGGAAGTTCCTCTGGGTGGTGGATTTCCCGCTGATGACGTACGATGAGGCGGAGAACCGCTACGTCGCCACGCACCATCCGTTCACCGCGCCGGTCGCCGAGGACGCTCAGTTCCTGGACTCGAACCCGAAGGCCGTGCGCGGCCAGCACTACGACGTTGTGCTCAATGGTATGGAACTCGGTGGCGGCTCGATCCGCATTCACCAGCCGGCGCTGCAGAAGAAGGTTTTCGAGGATGTCCTCAAGATCCCGCAGGACGTCGTCGAGAGCCGCTTCGGCTACATGCTCAAAGCATTCACCTACGGTGCGCCGCCGCATGGTGGCATCGCCTTCGGTCTCGACCGCATGGTCGCGCTGCTCTGCGGCACGACGAGCATCCGTGACGTCATCGCCTTCCCGAAAACCCAAAAGGGCCAGGATCTCATGGCTCAGAGCCCGACGCCGGTCACCGAGCGCCAGCTCAAGGAGCTCCACATCGGCGTCGTGATGCCGGAGTAA
- a CDS encoding ATP-dependent 6-phosphofructokinase translates to MAKKTNGTIGILTAGGDCPGLNAVIRGVAKAALHYGIRVIGIRDGFRGLIENRTLPLDSQAVSGILTQGGTFLGSSRDKPHKMPVGGKVVDMTNVAVRNYKKLKLDCLVCLGGNGTQKTAFRLHQRGGLNVLTLPKTIDNDVAETDITFGFDSAMAIATEAIDRLHTTATSHQRIIVVEIMGHDAGWLCLGAGIAGGADVILIPEIPYDLEAVARHLTRRRKAGKRFSLIAVAEGIISREEAKAREAAKRIESPFIAESGGTRLVQEPVASRLARQLQQLTGVEARVTSLGHVQRGGTPTPFDRLLCTRLGTKAGELLAQGRYNIMVGVRGTECVPVPLAKVAGIKRVVPTNHPWIKTARLVETCLGDDCE, encoded by the coding sequence ATGGCCAAGAAAACTAACGGCACGATCGGGATCCTGACCGCGGGTGGCGACTGCCCCGGCCTGAACGCGGTGATTCGTGGCGTCGCCAAGGCCGCGCTCCACTACGGCATTCGCGTGATCGGCATCCGGGACGGATTTCGCGGGCTGATCGAGAACCGGACCCTGCCGCTGGATAGCCAGGCGGTCAGCGGCATCCTGACGCAGGGCGGCACGTTTCTCGGGAGCAGTCGCGACAAGCCGCACAAGATGCCGGTGGGCGGCAAGGTCGTGGACATGACCAACGTCGCGGTGCGCAACTACAAGAAACTCAAGCTCGACTGCCTGGTGTGCCTCGGCGGCAACGGGACGCAAAAGACGGCGTTTCGCCTGCACCAGCGCGGCGGCCTCAACGTGCTCACGTTGCCCAAGACGATCGACAACGACGTCGCCGAGACGGACATCACGTTCGGCTTTGACTCGGCAATGGCGATTGCCACCGAGGCGATCGACCGGCTGCACACGACGGCCACGAGCCACCAGCGGATCATCGTGGTGGAAATCATGGGGCACGACGCCGGCTGGCTTTGCCTCGGCGCCGGCATTGCGGGCGGCGCGGATGTCATTCTGATTCCCGAGATCCCGTACGACCTCGAGGCGGTGGCGCGTCATCTCACGCGACGTCGCAAGGCGGGGAAGCGCTTCTCTCTTATCGCGGTGGCCGAGGGCATCATCTCACGCGAGGAGGCCAAGGCCCGCGAGGCGGCCAAGCGCATTGAGTCCCCCTTCATCGCCGAGAGCGGCGGCACCCGGCTCGTGCAGGAACCCGTGGCGAGCCGGCTCGCCCGCCAACTCCAGCAGCTCACCGGCGTCGAGGCGCGGGTCACGTCCCTCGGCCATGTTCAGCGGGGCGGCACGCCGACGCCGTTTGACCGGCTGCTCTGCACCCGGCTGGGAACCAAGGCTGGCGAACTTCTCGCGCAGGGCCGCTACAACATCATGGTGGGCGTCCGCGGCACCGAATGCGTGCCCGTGCCACTTGCAAAGGTCGCCGGCATCAAGCGTGTCGTTCCCACCAACCACCCGTGGATCAAAACCGCCCGCCTGGTCGAAACCTGCCTCGGTGATGACTGTGAGTGA
- a CDS encoding uroporphyrinogen-III synthase, producing the protein MKSPLSGKRIAVTRARDQAPELTGKLTALGAEVVELPLIQVVKDIDKQTLADVLLELGGYDWIVFTSANGVRFFFEEFHRIFDDIRSLGLLRFACVGDATARAIREQHLKVECQPEVATGEALADALIATGSLDSAKVLVITGNLNRDELVKRLEEARAIVDRLPVYRTETTDVTHDPAAVDFRAHGADAILFASSSAVQSYADQARALKLGQNARKPIAGSIGSQTSETMKKVGIPIAFEAKKPGLDELVAALVKTLG; encoded by the coding sequence ATGAAATCACCTCTCTCCGGCAAACGCATCGCCGTCACCCGCGCGCGCGATCAGGCGCCCGAACTCACCGGCAAACTCACTGCACTCGGCGCGGAGGTCGTCGAACTGCCGCTGATCCAGGTGGTGAAGGACATCGACAAGCAGACGCTCGCCGACGTGCTCCTCGAACTCGGTGGCTATGACTGGATCGTGTTCACGAGCGCCAACGGCGTCCGCTTCTTCTTCGAGGAGTTCCACCGAATCTTTGACGACATCCGCTCGCTGGGCCTGCTGCGCTTCGCCTGTGTGGGCGACGCCACCGCGCGCGCGATCAGGGAGCAGCACCTCAAGGTGGAGTGCCAGCCGGAGGTCGCAACGGGCGAGGCGCTCGCCGACGCCCTCATCGCCACCGGCAGTCTCGACAGCGCGAAGGTCCTGGTGATCACGGGCAATCTCAACCGCGACGAACTCGTCAAGAGGCTCGAGGAGGCCCGCGCCATCGTCGACCGGCTCCCCGTGTATCGGACCGAGACGACGGACGTGACCCACGATCCGGCCGCGGTGGACTTTCGCGCGCACGGCGCGGACGCGATTCTCTTTGCCAGTTCTTCCGCCGTGCAGTCGTACGCCGACCAGGCACGCGCCTTGAAACTCGGCCAGAACGCCCGCAAGCCGATCGCCGGCAGCATTGGGTCGCAGACGAGCGAAACGATGAAGAAGGTCGGAATTCCGATCGCGTTCGAAGCGAAGAAGCCGGGCCTCGACGAACTCGTCGCCGCGCTCGTCAAGACGCTCGGATAA
- a CDS encoding phosphoribosylanthranilate isomerase, translating into MIQGLRLKVCGLTSLVDAQLADNSGADFLGFILHPASPRHVTLAQYDAMAERLPDRRRVAVLVEPEPAQLRAVRERFDYFQIHFCADLPVAIVAGWTEIVGRERLWLAPKVKPGESVPEYLLPQAKYFLLDTFRADGFGGTGRAGDWPQFAREQRAHPEHTWILAGGLGPDNVLAALESSGARFIDVNSGVEAAPGVKDPEKLRRLVAALRARGGVAPGR; encoded by the coding sequence ATGATCCAGGGACTGCGCCTCAAAGTCTGCGGGCTGACCTCGCTCGTCGATGCCCAACTGGCCGACAACTCCGGGGCGGACTTCCTCGGTTTTATCCTGCACCCGGCGTCGCCGCGCCACGTCACGCTCGCGCAGTACGATGCGATGGCCGAACGTCTCCCGGATCGGCGGCGGGTGGCGGTGCTGGTGGAGCCGGAACCCGCGCAGCTCCGCGCCGTGCGGGAGCGCTTCGACTATTTTCAGATTCACTTCTGCGCCGATCTACCGGTCGCGATCGTCGCCGGTTGGACTGAGATCGTCGGTCGCGAGCGGCTCTGGCTGGCCCCCAAGGTCAAGCCGGGCGAATCCGTGCCCGAGTACCTTCTACCCCAGGCGAAGTATTTCTTGTTGGACACCTTCCGGGCGGACGGATTCGGCGGTACGGGCCGCGCGGGAGACTGGCCGCAGTTCGCGCGGGAGCAACGCGCCCATCCCGAGCACACCTGGATCCTTGCGGGAGGTCTGGGACCGGACAACGTGCTCGCGGCACTCGAGTCTTCCGGCGCGCGTTTCATCGACGTAAACAGTGGCGTCGAGGCTGCGCCTGGGGTGAAGGATCCGGAGAAGTTGCGCCGGCTGGTCGCGGCGCTGCGCGCTCGTGGCGGGGTGGCTCCCGGCCGGTGA